GCGCCGGTTTCTTTTGTAACGACCCGAATGAAATCATTGGGATGATCTTTGGACCAATCAGCGGCGCGAAGCAGAGAAGTGAGAATCTGTTCAACGACATGTTCCTGCTCCGTCAATGCCGTATCGACGGTCACGGTTCGGGGCACGCCATTGTTGACTCGCACCAGCGGATCCGGATGGAACCCAAGCTCGATCACTTCCTTCACGGCGACCGTGCGGGCGGCCTCAAGCCCGGTGGCTCCTTTGACAAAAACGGCATCGATCTCCCGTCGCTGCAGCGCCTCGATCTCGGTATTCCATGAATCCCTTCTTCCTTCAGGAACCGCCTCAAGATGAACGATGTTGACTTCATCCAGCGTAAGATTTGCAAGCGAGAGCGCATTATGAAAACCGCGAAGCGCTTGGGCCGCTCGAAAATCAATTTCTAAATAACGATGGCGAGGAATTCCGATTCTTTTTCCACGCAAATCGCCAGGCCCCTGAATATCCGAGTCGGGAAGGGTAAGGATCGCTTGATATTCATCGACCCAGCTTAGTCCGATAAGCCGCGTATCGCTCCCGGTTGAGCGTGCCCATAAAGCCGGAATGTTTCCTCCTTCCCGCACCAGGAAAGGCAAGGTGTGATTAAAATGCGCATGAGGCAAAGCGTGATTGGCGTTTCTTGTTAGTTCCGCCGCCGTACATCCGGACTTTTCAAGCTCCTGTTGAAGAAGCCCTAGGTCAAGGGCCAAACTGGCTGCTGTCGGAACCGGGCAGCGTGTAATCCTAATTTCCTTCACGATTTCTTGCGGGTTATCGATGTTAGGCATGCTTCAGGGCTCCTTTCTTTTTTCGGTTTCACGTCCTGTCATCGCTCGCTTTTGATCCACCTCCTTCAAGAAATGGTTATCCATTAAGCCTTACAAGCGGGCTTATGTTAGAATCTATGACCCTTTCTTTAATGGGTAGGGGAGGTCCTCTGCTTCATTTCGGCTTTCCATTTCGGTTATGCCCATGACCCGTTTCAGGATGTGATCGATGAATGCTGCCACTTCGGCATTTCCCCGTTGACGCGGACGTGAGAAAGGGACAATTCGATCCATCGCGATCCGGCCTTCCTCAATGAGTACTACGCGATCGGCCAGGACGACAGCCTCTTCGACATCGTGGGTAATCAAGACGGTCGTAAATTGCTGCTGCTTCCACAACGATTCGATTAATTGCTGCATTTCGATGCGGGTCAATGCATCCAGCGCGCCTAAAGGTTCATCGAGCAACAATAATTTTGGCTGGCTGGCTAACGCTCTTGCTAAGGCGACTCGTTGTTTCTGACCGCCGGACAGCACGGACGGCCATTCATTCGCCCGCGTTCCTAGCCCAACCTGGTCTAAGGCGGCTTCGGCTTTATGACTGTCTTCTTTTCGAAGTCCGATCGCTACATTATCGATGACCTTATTCCAAGGCAACAGCCTTGCATCTTGAAACATCATCCGAGTTTCGGCATGCACATGCTGAATCGGATGGTCATTAATCCATATGTCTCCCGACGTGGAGGGTTCCAATCCGGCGATCACGCGCAATAACGTGCTTTTCCCGCAGCCGCTTCGCCCGATGATGGCAATGAACTCTCCTGGCTTCACGTCTAGCTCAATGCCTCGAAGCACAGTCTGTTCGCCGAAGCTTTTCTGTAATTTGGTTATACGTAGGTGTACACCATGGGTAGAGGAAATCAGGGTCGACACATCCTTTCAGAGCTTACTTTTGATAATTCGGGTTCCATTGTAAAAACCGCTTCTCTAGGAGCTTGGCGATGGAATCGGCCAGTTTTCCAAATAAGGCATAAAGCAAAATGGTAAGAAGAATAATGTCGGTTTGCATGTATTCTCTTGCGTTCATGGCAAGAAAGCCGATTCCCGAATTCGTAGCAATCGTTTCGGATACGATTAAAGTCAACCACATGATGCCTAAAGCGTAGCGGAGTCCGACTAAAATGGAAGGAAGTGCGCCAGGCAGAACGACTTTCCAAAAGAGCGAAGCTGAGCGCAGCCCGTATACGTTCCCCATTTCGATCAATCCGTTGTCCACGGAGCGGATGCCGTGCAAGGTATTGATGTAGACCGGAAATAACACGCCAACCGCGACCAAGAATATTTTCGACTCTTCGCCAATGCCAAACCATAGAACGACTAATGGAATCATCGCCAGATGAGGAACATTGCGTACCATTTGAATCGTCGTATCTAACAATTTTTCAGCGATGGAAGATAAGCCGTTGATGAAACCCAGCACAAGACCGATCCCCCCGCCGATTAAGAAACCAATGAACGCTCTTTGAAAACTAATTGAAATATGCTCGATTAATTCTCCTGATAACAGCAAATCTCTGAAAGAAAATAAAACGTCCTGAGGCAGGGGGAGGATTTTCCTCGAAATCACGTCAAGATTGGATAATATAGCCCACACAACGATTAGTAAGATGGGGAGAACCCAAGGCAAACATTTTTCGATGATGGGATTGGACATGAGCTTTCTCATCACTTCAACTCACCTAGCCTTCAAAAATAGGATCAAAAGAAAAAGGCCACAACGCCAGCACAATATCTGCTGAGGTTGTGACCTCCATTTGAATGGTCGGTATCATTTAATGTTTAATAATTCCTATAAGTTTAATATGGATTTGATTATACTTCCCGATTTTGGTTTCGTCAACCGGAAATATGCGAGTCTATAGTCTATGGAAGAGGCTATGTTAAAATATGGTGTAATGTATATTCTCCCATACGGAAAATACGTTCTTAATTGAAGTGATATATAGGAGTGTTTCATATTAACAATAAAGTAGCCCTATTGTATGTTGTTCTTGTTGCTTCCCTCCTAACTTCCTGTTCGCCAAGAAACCCGGATCGAATAGAAGAATCCGGCTCGTTGGAGATGGTAAATATCTATTTGTACCGTAACGATACCCATCACGTTCAACCCGAACTGATCAATGTTCAAAGTGACCCTGATTTGCTAAGGAATGCCGCACAATGGCCACAGAGTGGAGAACCCGAACAACTGCCCAATATTCAAGAAATTAAACAAATGTATGTCTTTCAGTTTCAATTTCGCAACGGAGATACGATCCAAGATGTCTATTATATGTATGTTACCGACACAAGTAATGAGCAGTACATGAAGGAATTTGAAGGGAGTCTTAAAAAGGATACCGACAAATTTGATGCTTCAGAAAAAGAACGGATACTAAATTTAGTAGGACTTGAAGACTGGAAAAAGGTTTCAGTTTCAGACTTATTAAATTCATGATTGTTAGATTGAATAAATTAGATTGTATTCGTTGCGAAGCGTATCAATATTCTCTAGAAGAACTCGCAGAAGCTTGTTGAACGATATACATCGAGGAGGTTAACCAAACTAAATGAAAGCAACAATCGAAGGACTTCTCCATGTACTAGGAGAGCATCATAAGGGGTCCCACGGCATTCCGGAGGAGGACATTCAAGCAAAGGAACAGAGCCTGGGTTTTCCATTGCCGACGGTGCTGCGGGAATATTATAAGATTTTGGGACGATCCCCATATACCACCCAAGGGTGCAATAATCAATATGAACCGCTCCCTCTGCAGGATGTGTTCATTCCCGATGATACATTTTTTACGACAGATAAGGCGTTTCTGGTCTTCTATCAAGTAGAGGAATCCGTAATATATTGCGGGATCCGACTTCAGGATTTAGAACAGGAAGATCCACCGGTTTATCTGTGCGCTTGGAACTCGCCCGACTGGCAACTGGAAAATCGATCGCTTCAACGTTTTCTCGCTGGCAAGGGACTCGTTCAGTTGGGCGTGGAGGATCGGCTGCCGTATTGGGCCATTTTCGATGAGAGCATGTGGAGCTTGTCCGACTATCG
Above is a window of Paenibacillus sp. FSL K6-1330 DNA encoding:
- a CDS encoding ABC transporter substrate-binding protein translates to MPNIDNPQEIVKEIRITRCPVPTAASLALDLGLLQQELEKSGCTAAELTRNANHALPHAHFNHTLPFLVREGGNIPALWARSTGSDTRLIGLSWVDEYQAILTLPDSDIQGPGDLRGKRIGIPRHRYLEIDFRAAQALRGFHNALSLANLTLDEVNIVHLEAVPEGRRDSWNTEIEALQRREIDAVFVKGATGLEAARTVAVKEVIELGFHPDPLVRVNNGVPRTVTVDTALTEQEHVVEQILTSLLRAADWSKDHPNDFIRVVTKETGASSEYVASAYRNISLRPALREDYLTALDAQSRFLFEHGFIPNPVNVWDWSLPEPLAAAEQNIAKGVSLT
- a CDS encoding ATP-binding cassette domain-containing protein, with protein sequence MSTLISSTHGVHLRITKLQKSFGEQTVLRGIELDVKPGEFIAIIGRSGCGKSTLLRVIAGLEPSTSGDIWINDHPIQHVHAETRMMFQDARLLPWNKVIDNVAIGLRKEDSHKAEAALDQVGLGTRANEWPSVLSGGQKQRVALARALASQPKLLLLDEPLGALDALTRIEMQQLIESLWKQQQFTTVLITHDVEEAVVLADRVVLIEEGRIAMDRIVPFSRPRQRGNAEVAAFIDHILKRVMGITEMESRNEAEDLPYPLKKGS
- the ssuC gene encoding aliphatic sulfonate ABC transporter permease SsuC, producing MRKLMSNPIIEKCLPWVLPILLIVVWAILSNLDVISRKILPLPQDVLFSFRDLLLSGELIEHISISFQRAFIGFLIGGGIGLVLGFINGLSSIAEKLLDTTIQMVRNVPHLAMIPLVVLWFGIGEESKIFLVAVGVLFPVYINTLHGIRSVDNGLIEMGNVYGLRSASLFWKVVLPGALPSILVGLRYALGIMWLTLIVSETIATNSGIGFLAMNAREYMQTDIILLTILLYALFGKLADSIAKLLEKRFLQWNPNYQK
- a CDS encoding SMI1/KNR4 family protein translates to MKATIEGLLHVLGEHHKGSHGIPEEDIQAKEQSLGFPLPTVLREYYKILGRSPYTTQGCNNQYEPLPLQDVFIPDDTFFTTDKAFLVFYQVEESVIYCGIRLQDLEQEDPPVYLCAWNSPDWQLENRSLQRFLAGKGLVQLGVEDRLPYWAIFDESMWSLSDYRRCMRLEEPEHEMEEGSELNAWKIYLKDDVLIVFELDVSEEETDETLAVYLASFQPASMEDLLSEMSKATDLPSFRTNLSAQ